A single Streptomyces sannanensis DNA region contains:
- a CDS encoding pPIWI_RE module domain-containing protein, whose amino-acid sequence MPPVYRSARTTAWRPADALASHTVPYRVLPFPEQWRDAVLTLCNAPRVAAGKEPWKTAPTWRLEQVLQAFAPDVLALPRPFYDRDPGAPAHWLCAPADLPDPLPGPVLDTVLKHWLRDLRPEPEYRGLLKETIAELAAHPPRWKTVHHELLPRDVPTDGGTARPSPHQYSLSPDWLARRILALGPYPYDGGQLIFRAMPRGPRDQGAQLVSEPIRFPGPDEKQDSWWSVTLSITLQTVPFDPLPRFNLRWSVRRWATRTNAKTGRLRLPWGASTTVLLRPRRPFLPGTPRSERFAVAALERYWDKDMGEKGDFADRWRAGGPAAMLAGLPLGEPFPDADAILTDPASWLRDDARAGILYRTAMGRHDVGPGFMAHQLSQLTAWAEGALTSELRRAPDLALIDRGTPANIPKGDKETVEAERCAQRRLATAYALDALDGVARQGGAPVLEARLLWQSPRLRDAALASLGELLGLKGDGGSFTAQQYDDATAGAPVVHEWSAPELTVRVRCMRPLVALSDRTADSLLAPLDLPTGTHIKDVQVTAATVARRDSAAQWLAAERTTEAPALALVEIGRAASYPSRLHDPKFAMRLGCGKAGFVTQFTTVPEAGGENGKGAETASSLRHRTLSAWNDGLRQLGARTLPRLAEDDGLPDGLRHAALWMVRKNRTTRNRWAAYLPVGVMITPDPAGTDAARVEGWDPEARSGAGAWVPYPELLLRLTTKAEVKPVLPSQRGSQDDEADTSEVQTESGTERPKRYQERERQRREAAEWLQGLRASLRTAPTVLFAEAHNARSHWTWLQDGRIERDRLQDGLAPARRLDPDLRMVRVRAGARNETPQWWGRAPEGKANGIQQGLWVPEDAAEDARVFFSTTAKPVQFKHAAVTADKLSPRPIAQGKRKGEPTIDTGQAAWMPGLLEIAVVGCHRDDGDDPRSLALLTHILRQPSDYDQALALPLPLHLAGLAQEYVLPTPKDDEAETGDAGATVQSDASDDLDDAQDASPVEQPVPNLELEALDVDTEGQLQLFEM is encoded by the coding sequence ATGCCACCCGTCTATCGCTCCGCCCGCACCACGGCCTGGCGCCCGGCCGACGCCTTGGCCTCTCACACCGTGCCCTACCGCGTCCTGCCCTTCCCCGAGCAGTGGCGGGACGCCGTCCTGACTCTCTGCAACGCGCCCCGGGTGGCAGCGGGCAAGGAGCCGTGGAAGACAGCACCGACCTGGCGCCTGGAACAGGTCCTGCAGGCTTTCGCGCCCGACGTCCTCGCGCTGCCACGCCCCTTCTACGACCGTGACCCGGGCGCGCCAGCCCACTGGCTATGTGCGCCCGCCGACCTCCCCGACCCGCTCCCCGGCCCTGTCCTGGACACCGTGCTCAAGCACTGGCTGCGTGACTTGCGGCCCGAGCCCGAGTACCGCGGCCTGCTGAAGGAGACCATCGCAGAACTGGCCGCCCATCCGCCGCGCTGGAAGACCGTCCACCATGAACTCCTGCCGCGTGACGTCCCGACCGATGGCGGCACCGCACGTCCGTCACCGCACCAGTACAGCCTCAGCCCCGACTGGCTGGCCCGGCGGATCCTCGCGCTAGGCCCGTACCCGTACGACGGTGGGCAGCTCATCTTCCGGGCCATGCCACGTGGACCACGTGACCAGGGTGCCCAACTCGTCTCCGAACCGATCCGGTTCCCCGGGCCGGACGAGAAGCAGGACTCCTGGTGGTCGGTGACGCTGTCGATCACGCTCCAGACCGTGCCGTTCGACCCGCTGCCGCGCTTCAACCTCCGCTGGTCGGTTCGCCGCTGGGCCACTCGTACCAACGCCAAGACGGGTCGGTTGCGCCTCCCGTGGGGTGCGAGCACCACCGTCCTGCTGCGTCCGCGCAGGCCGTTCCTGCCGGGCACGCCCCGCAGCGAGCGGTTCGCCGTCGCCGCTCTGGAGCGCTACTGGGACAAGGACATGGGTGAGAAGGGTGACTTCGCCGACCGGTGGCGCGCGGGCGGCCCCGCAGCGATGCTCGCCGGACTGCCCCTGGGCGAGCCCTTCCCGGACGCCGACGCGATCCTGACCGACCCCGCGTCCTGGCTGCGCGACGATGCCCGAGCCGGCATTCTGTACCGCACCGCTATGGGGCGGCACGACGTAGGCCCCGGCTTCATGGCACACCAGCTCTCACAGCTCACAGCCTGGGCGGAAGGCGCCCTCACGTCCGAACTGCGCCGCGCCCCGGACCTCGCGCTGATCGATCGAGGCACGCCCGCGAACATCCCCAAGGGCGACAAGGAGACGGTCGAAGCGGAACGGTGCGCTCAGCGCCGGCTGGCGACGGCCTACGCGCTGGACGCTCTCGACGGCGTAGCGCGCCAGGGCGGCGCTCCCGTGCTTGAGGCACGGCTGCTGTGGCAGTCGCCGCGGCTGCGCGACGCCGCTTTGGCCTCCCTCGGTGAGCTTCTGGGCCTTAAGGGCGACGGCGGGTCCTTCACCGCACAGCAGTACGACGACGCCACGGCCGGCGCGCCGGTCGTGCACGAGTGGTCCGCTCCGGAGCTGACCGTGCGGGTCCGCTGCATGCGCCCGCTCGTCGCGCTCAGTGACCGTACTGCCGACAGCCTCCTTGCCCCGCTCGACCTGCCCACCGGCACCCATATCAAGGACGTCCAGGTGACCGCCGCGACAGTGGCCCGCCGCGACAGCGCCGCACAGTGGCTGGCTGCGGAACGCACTACCGAAGCGCCGGCCCTCGCCCTGGTAGAGATCGGCCGCGCCGCGTCATATCCAAGCAGACTGCACGACCCGAAGTTCGCCATGCGACTCGGCTGTGGCAAGGCAGGCTTCGTCACACAGTTCACCACGGTGCCCGAAGCAGGCGGCGAGAACGGCAAGGGCGCGGAAACAGCGTCCAGCCTGCGGCACCGCACGCTAAGTGCCTGGAACGACGGCCTGCGGCAGCTCGGCGCGCGCACCCTCCCCCGGCTCGCCGAGGACGACGGACTGCCCGACGGACTGCGGCATGCCGCACTGTGGATGGTCCGTAAGAACCGTACGACCCGGAATCGCTGGGCCGCGTACCTCCCGGTCGGCGTCATGATCACCCCCGATCCGGCCGGCACCGACGCGGCCCGTGTCGAAGGCTGGGACCCCGAGGCGCGCTCCGGCGCAGGCGCCTGGGTCCCCTACCCCGAACTCCTGCTGAGGCTGACGACAAAAGCTGAGGTCAAGCCCGTTCTGCCCAGCCAGCGCGGCTCACAGGACGACGAGGCCGACACCTCGGAGGTGCAGACGGAAAGTGGGACCGAGCGCCCGAAACGCTACCAAGAACGTGAACGGCAGCGCCGTGAGGCCGCCGAGTGGCTTCAGGGTCTGCGTGCCTCCCTACGCACCGCACCAACCGTCCTGTTCGCCGAGGCCCACAACGCCCGCTCGCACTGGACCTGGCTCCAGGACGGCCGGATCGAACGGGATCGCCTGCAGGACGGCCTCGCTCCCGCTCGTCGCCTCGACCCCGACCTGCGGATGGTCCGGGTCCGCGCAGGCGCCCGGAACGAAACTCCGCAGTGGTGGGGGAGAGCCCCGGAGGGCAAGGCGAACGGCATCCAGCAGGGCTTGTGGGTGCCAGAGGATGCCGCTGAAGACGCCCGCGTGTTCTTCAGTACGACGGCCAAGCCCGTGCAGTTCAAGCACGCGGCGGTGACCGCCGACAAGCTCTCGCCCCGGCCGATCGCTCAGGGCAAGCGCAAGGGTGAACCCACCATCGACACCGGCCAGGCGGCCTGGATGCCGGGGCTGCTGGAGATCGCCGTCGTCGGTTGCCATCGGGACGACGGCGACGACCCTAGGTCCCTCGCGCTTCTCACCCATATTCTGCGCCAGCCCTCGGACTACGACCAGGCGCTTGCCCTGCCCCTGCCACTTCACCTGGCCGGCCTGGCACAGGAGTACGTACTGCCGACACCGAAGGACGACGAGGCGGAAACGGGAGACGCAGGGGCCACGGTCCAATCCGACGCTTCAGACGATTTGGATGACGCGCAGGACGCATCGCCGGTGGAACAGCCTGTGCCGAACTTGGAGTTGGAGGCACTCGACGTCGACACTGAAGGGCAGCTGCAACTGTTCGAAATGTAG
- a CDS encoding DEAD/DEAH box helicase: MERTLDLEVLASALGEHRAGGVLPSAPDLLAAMTELEVAAFRGEREIEDETLATAWYLHGLAALAPETPGYDAVQVRRAFATSAHLMDLALGDERRPEAERLQIAFAAQAGYRRSEQDPNATAVYRQVHALVDITGELRGHIGTLSVEAGVIFLGFDRPELGRALRAWRRQLRGVRAMMRRESLAGTMYGPAEAVVEAVFHLYQFLAVGEERDLLAAQRLLRDVMTQAAGRGDRLARWVAAHLYQLSGEMAASSLYQLLPPGTPRAVSRSFALSEPPVMTLWPPQRQLLMLKRGNPLDPATSRSLISVPTSAGKTLMAQLVICSHLAQRPGRVVYVSPMRSLGREMRGTLRGRLRVLGRRLAAEQPDFPLGTWTSSAQPDGGDVEIVTPERLMHMIRNHPGEALAEVGLVVVDEAHHLGQGRRGFVLESLLTLLQARRDIRLVLLSAAVGNKGDIASWLDPERPEREVYFTDTWRGPRRMHGLMYPNLMAEQAELTERRPTAKHASPVLATVPVETLLDVRPTASSAIARLTTGEVGTRRFAGSAGRWNARTRLPGGIADYQVFAAGAAELTAVGSVLMVVGTRRAARDAALAIAECLPERPEAEALTDYLADTLGTEHPLVRCTRHGVAYHHGALPEDVLHAVEGALRRNELLAIASTSTLTDGVNLPVRTVIIHHKVDGDPLTYDGQRTLSPAELLNAIGRAGRAGRESEGWIFLTRPYPPRPDEFDSLNPDPEQLRVVSALLTDEALTALADAEDTLRQDADGVFALADGIAADFASFVWLVLQLHASSPTPQGNPIDALDALFALSQRGNGRQTSRWLTLADKVATVFETTDPAQAGRWAATGTSLGSARYLDWLANQLAVLLDRHTVDDAIGGDRLAEPEEWSLQRTLDFLTEHQVFDRLLDHVPEVTKTWSFKDKETRGTQMDVPIAPALREWISGTTIPDLARSWQPGVAAGWALEQAVRNISTAFGHALSWTVGALINLVNTSPVLSPGAPRLNTHTAWHIRHGVDTEQALTLLTSGITSRRIAHLLGRDAARLGHRSAGLRQWTAQHHIDGWTRQYEANDYEVQDLLDYVRTPSDPINQLLDNRAATTPLTRLAAGTPDGPVSVARPSERHPTIRVGRDRRRVATVPADRHLDVLAMLDSGLDLNHRLHNGQLITTRRAR, translated from the coding sequence GTGGAGCGCACTCTAGACCTGGAGGTACTCGCGTCCGCGCTCGGCGAGCACCGGGCGGGCGGGGTGCTGCCCAGCGCACCGGACCTGCTGGCGGCGATGACCGAGCTAGAGGTCGCGGCCTTCCGCGGTGAGCGGGAGATCGAGGACGAGACCCTCGCCACGGCGTGGTACCTGCACGGGCTCGCGGCGCTCGCCCCGGAGACTCCTGGCTACGACGCGGTGCAGGTGCGGCGAGCCTTCGCCACAAGCGCGCACCTGATGGACCTCGCCCTGGGCGACGAACGCAGACCCGAGGCTGAGCGGCTCCAGATCGCCTTCGCCGCCCAAGCCGGATACCGGCGCAGCGAGCAGGACCCGAACGCCACCGCCGTCTACCGGCAGGTCCACGCTCTCGTTGACATCACCGGTGAACTGCGCGGGCACATCGGCACCCTGTCGGTAGAGGCCGGCGTCATCTTTCTCGGCTTCGACCGCCCGGAGCTGGGCCGGGCGCTGCGTGCGTGGAGGCGGCAGCTGCGTGGGGTGAGGGCAATGATGCGCCGCGAGTCCCTGGCGGGGACCATGTACGGGCCCGCAGAGGCCGTTGTGGAGGCCGTCTTCCACCTGTACCAGTTCCTGGCAGTGGGCGAGGAACGGGATCTGTTGGCGGCGCAGCGGCTGCTGCGGGACGTGATGACGCAGGCGGCCGGCCGGGGCGATCGGCTCGCGCGGTGGGTTGCCGCGCATCTGTACCAGCTGAGCGGGGAGATGGCGGCCAGCAGCCTGTACCAACTGCTCCCCCCGGGCACTCCCCGGGCAGTGTCGCGGAGCTTCGCACTGTCGGAGCCGCCAGTGATGACGCTCTGGCCGCCGCAGCGCCAGCTCCTGATGCTCAAGCGCGGCAATCCGCTCGACCCGGCGACGTCTCGAAGCCTGATCAGTGTGCCGACCAGCGCGGGCAAGACGCTGATGGCGCAGCTGGTGATCTGCTCGCACCTGGCGCAGCGCCCCGGGCGCGTGGTGTACGTGTCGCCGATGCGCAGCCTGGGGCGGGAGATGCGCGGGACACTGCGGGGCCGGCTGCGGGTGCTCGGGCGGCGCCTGGCTGCAGAGCAACCGGATTTTCCGCTGGGCACCTGGACCTCCTCGGCCCAGCCGGACGGCGGGGACGTGGAGATCGTCACCCCGGAGCGGCTCATGCACATGATCCGCAACCACCCCGGCGAAGCACTGGCGGAGGTCGGGCTGGTCGTCGTCGACGAGGCCCACCACCTGGGCCAGGGGCGGCGCGGCTTCGTGCTGGAGAGCCTGCTCACGCTGCTGCAGGCTCGCAGGGACATCCGACTCGTGCTGCTGTCCGCGGCGGTCGGCAATAAGGGCGACATCGCCTCGTGGCTCGACCCGGAGCGCCCCGAACGGGAGGTCTACTTCACCGACACCTGGCGGGGCCCGCGCCGGATGCACGGGCTCATGTATCCGAACCTCATGGCGGAGCAGGCCGAGTTGACGGAGCGGCGACCGACGGCAAAGCATGCCTCGCCGGTGCTCGCCACCGTGCCCGTCGAGACCCTCCTCGATGTCCGGCCGACCGCCTCGTCCGCCATCGCCCGACTGACTACCGGAGAGGTGGGCACGCGGCGCTTCGCCGGCTCCGCAGGCCGGTGGAACGCGCGGACCCGTCTGCCAGGCGGGATCGCCGACTACCAGGTCTTCGCCGCTGGCGCCGCGGAACTCACTGCGGTCGGCAGCGTGCTGATGGTCGTCGGCACCCGGCGGGCAGCCCGTGACGCGGCACTCGCCATCGCCGAGTGCCTGCCCGAGCGGCCCGAAGCCGAGGCTCTGACCGACTACCTCGCCGACACGCTCGGCACGGAACACCCGCTAGTGCGCTGCACCCGGCACGGCGTCGCCTACCACCACGGCGCCCTGCCCGAGGATGTCCTGCACGCCGTCGAGGGCGCGCTGCGTCGCAACGAGCTCCTGGCGATCGCCAGCACCAGCACCCTCACCGACGGCGTCAACCTGCCCGTGCGCACGGTCATTATCCACCACAAGGTCGACGGCGACCCGCTCACCTACGACGGCCAGCGCACCCTGTCCCCCGCCGAGCTCCTCAACGCCATCGGCCGCGCGGGGCGGGCTGGTCGGGAGAGCGAGGGGTGGATCTTCCTGACCCGCCCCTACCCGCCCCGCCCCGACGAGTTCGACTCCCTCAACCCCGACCCGGAGCAGTTGCGCGTCGTTTCCGCACTGCTGACCGACGAGGCCCTGACCGCACTCGCTGACGCCGAGGACACCCTGCGACAGGACGCTGACGGAGTCTTCGCGCTGGCGGATGGTATCGCCGCAGACTTCGCCTCGTTTGTCTGGCTCGTCCTGCAGCTCCACGCTTCCTCGCCGACGCCGCAGGGCAATCCCATCGACGCCCTGGACGCACTGTTCGCCCTGTCCCAGAGAGGCAACGGCCGGCAAACCAGCCGGTGGCTCACCCTCGCGGACAAGGTTGCCACCGTGTTCGAGACCACCGACCCGGCCCAGGCTGGCCGGTGGGCCGCCACCGGCACCAGCCTGGGGTCGGCCCGCTACCTCGACTGGCTCGCGAACCAGTTGGCCGTGCTGCTCGACCGGCACACGGTGGACGACGCCATCGGAGGCGACCGGCTCGCCGAACCGGAGGAATGGTCGCTTCAACGCACCCTCGACTTCCTCACCGAGCACCAGGTCTTCGACCGTCTACTCGACCACGTCCCGGAGGTCACCAAGACCTGGAGCTTTAAGGACAAGGAGACACGGGGCACACAGATGGACGTCCCGATCGCCCCCGCGCTCCGCGAGTGGATCTCCGGCACCACGATCCCCGACCTCGCCCGTTCCTGGCAGCCCGGCGTCGCTGCCGGGTGGGCGCTCGAACAGGCGGTACGCAACATCAGCACCGCCTTCGGGCACGCCCTGAGCTGGACCGTCGGCGCCCTCATCAACCTGGTCAACACCAGTCCCGTGCTCTCTCCCGGCGCACCCAGGCTCAACACGCACACCGCCTGGCACATCCGCCACGGCGTCGACACCGAGCAGGCCCTGACCCTGCTCACCTCCGGCATCACCTCCCGACGCATCGCCCACCTCCTCGGCCGCGATGCCGCCCGCCTGGGGCACCGGTCGGCCGGCCTGCGGCAGTGGACCGCCCAGCACCACATCGACGGCTGGACACGGCAGTACGAGGCGAACGACTACGAGGTCCAGGACCTCCTCGACTACGTCCGAACCCCCTCCGACCCGATCAACCAGCTCCTCGACAACCGCGCCGCCACCACCCCGCTAACTCGGCTGGCAGCAGGGACACCCGACGGCCCGGTCAGCGTCGCACGGCCTAGCGAGCGCCACCCGACCATCCGCGTCGGCCGCGACCGTCGCCGGGTGGCGACTGTGCCCGCCGACCGCCACCTCGATGTCCTCGCGATGCTCGACAGCGGCCTCGACCTCAACCACCGCCTCCACAACGGTCAGCTCATCACCACCCGGCGCGCCCGGTAG
- a CDS encoding HNH endonuclease — MAVPVAQQRKLTQRSGNICAFPGCGLLLTAQGTPEDPVVVLGEMAHIVAESPNGPRGDSPLTPEERNRYENLILLCNQHHQLIDSEGALAKYTVERLHAMKETHEQRIERRLGGRSNVPTELPPMVNDTVYSNVLPVTQMPRYIYGAPCSVGRENEVRPAAASAGTMTPFILREGRLWAFQDLRDTSNPFVDVVACTETERFSTKEWWTDPDRLGWYVALLNRSLNKLTGRLGLRLDHDHHRYYFEPEAAGVERSVPYRPLNASRATRSVVWQPKKRATGEARNYWLHRAVSLRFFLIGDNQWCLSVRPELRVTSDGFESIQAKYIGRQVTRKKSRLFNHDLLGEVQFWRDFLGRSTPRIFFPFGTDRQNLIVSTSLSSGQVRWPGIPPEHDMPFKNVDYVDDLFTWAEAEGLSEDDDAADEDDDAEETLR; from the coding sequence GTGGCCGTACCTGTCGCGCAGCAACGCAAGTTGACCCAGCGTTCCGGCAATATCTGCGCCTTTCCCGGATGCGGCTTACTGCTGACGGCTCAGGGGACGCCGGAAGACCCCGTTGTGGTGCTTGGCGAGATGGCCCACATCGTGGCGGAGAGCCCGAACGGTCCGCGGGGCGATTCACCGTTGACGCCGGAGGAGCGCAATCGGTACGAGAACCTGATCTTGCTGTGCAATCAGCATCACCAGCTGATCGACTCCGAAGGTGCGCTGGCGAAGTACACGGTGGAGCGTCTGCACGCCATGAAGGAGACTCACGAACAGCGGATCGAGCGCAGGCTTGGCGGGCGTTCCAACGTGCCGACGGAGCTGCCCCCGATGGTCAACGACACCGTGTACAGCAACGTGCTGCCGGTTACGCAGATGCCGCGCTACATCTACGGAGCTCCTTGCTCTGTCGGCCGGGAGAACGAGGTCCGGCCAGCCGCGGCATCTGCTGGGACGATGACGCCGTTCATCCTGCGTGAGGGGCGGTTGTGGGCATTCCAGGACTTGCGGGACACCAGCAACCCGTTCGTCGACGTGGTGGCGTGCACGGAGACCGAGCGCTTCTCCACCAAGGAGTGGTGGACGGATCCCGACAGGCTGGGGTGGTACGTCGCGCTGCTGAACCGGTCGCTGAACAAACTCACCGGACGTCTCGGACTGCGGCTCGACCACGACCACCACCGCTACTACTTCGAACCGGAGGCTGCTGGCGTTGAACGCTCCGTGCCATACCGGCCGTTGAATGCCAGCAGGGCGACCCGGAGCGTCGTATGGCAGCCCAAGAAGCGAGCGACCGGGGAGGCTCGCAACTATTGGCTTCACCGTGCTGTTTCGCTGCGCTTCTTCCTCATCGGTGACAACCAGTGGTGCCTGAGCGTCAGACCCGAGTTGCGTGTCACCTCCGACGGCTTCGAGTCCATACAGGCCAAGTACATCGGGCGGCAGGTGACCCGGAAGAAGTCCCGCCTCTTCAACCACGACCTCCTGGGCGAAGTGCAGTTCTGGCGGGACTTCCTCGGCAGGAGCACTCCGCGGATTTTCTTCCCCTTCGGCACGGACAGGCAGAATTTGATCGTCTCGACATCGCTGAGTAGCGGACAGGTGCGCTGGCCGGGCATTCCCCCCGAGCACGACATGCCCTTCAAGAATGTCGACTACGTGGACGACCTCTTCACCTGGGCCGAGGCGGAGGGTCTGAGCGAGGACGATGATGCCGCCGACGAAGACGACGACGCGGAGGAAACGCTGCGATGA
- a CDS encoding IS481 family transposase, with amino-acid sequence MPHRNAPLSETGRLRLARCVVDEGWTLRRAAERFQVSPTTAQRWAGRYLELGEAGMTDRSSRPQRSPRRTPTRTERRIIKVRVLRRWGPARIAYLLGLNPATVHRVLTRYGLARLTHLDRATGRVIRRYERERPGELVHVDIKKLGNIPDGGGHKTLGRQAGRKTRSGVGYSYLHNAVDDHSRLAYSEILGDEKKETAVGFWQRAHAFFAQAGITVERVLTDNGSCYKSHLWRNCLTEQGISHKRTRPYRPQTNGKVERFNRTLLDEWAYAQPYRSETERREAYPAWLHTYNHHRGHTALKGQPPASRVPNLTGQYT; translated from the coding sequence GTGCCCCACCGTAATGCACCCCTGAGCGAAACCGGCCGCCTGCGCCTGGCCCGCTGCGTCGTCGACGAGGGCTGGACCCTGCGCCGGGCCGCCGAACGCTTCCAGGTCTCACCCACGACAGCCCAGCGGTGGGCCGGCCGCTACCTCGAGCTGGGCGAGGCAGGCATGACCGACCGGTCCTCACGCCCGCAGCGCAGCCCGCGCCGGACCCCGACCCGCACCGAGCGGCGCATCATCAAGGTCCGCGTCCTGCGCCGGTGGGGGCCGGCCCGCATCGCCTACCTTCTCGGGCTGAACCCCGCGACCGTCCACCGGGTCCTGACCCGCTACGGCCTGGCCCGTCTGACCCACCTGGACCGTGCCACCGGCCGCGTCATACGCCGCTACGAACGTGAACGCCCCGGCGAACTGGTGCACGTGGACATCAAGAAGCTCGGCAACATCCCCGACGGCGGAGGCCACAAGACCCTCGGACGCCAGGCCGGCCGCAAGACCCGCTCCGGCGTCGGTTACAGCTACCTGCACAACGCCGTCGACGACCACTCCCGCCTCGCCTACAGCGAGATCCTCGGCGACGAGAAGAAGGAGACCGCCGTCGGATTCTGGCAGCGGGCCCACGCCTTCTTCGCCCAGGCCGGGATCACCGTCGAACGCGTCCTGACCGACAACGGCTCCTGCTATAAATCCCACCTGTGGCGCAACTGCCTCACAGAGCAAGGGATTTCACACAAGCGGACCCGCCCCTACCGGCCCCAGACCAACGGGAAAGTCGAGAGGTTCAACCGCACCCTCCTCGACGAATGGGCCTACGCACAGCCCTACCGGAGCGAGACCGAGCGACGCGAGGCATACCCCGCCTGGCTGCACACCTACAATCACCACCGCGGACACACCGCGCTCAAGGGCCAACCACCCGCCAGCCGCGTCCCTAACCTCACGGGTCAGTACACCTAG
- a CDS encoding IS701 family transposase, which produces MSRIAGRFARVEPRRRVRRLVLGLLSDLPRKNCWTIAEWAGESTPDAMQHLLSRAKWDADAVRDDVRGYVVEHLRDERAVLVVDETGDVKKGTATVGVQRQYTGTAGRIENAQVAVYLVYAGQRGHAAVDRELYVPRSWTADPDRCRAAGLGEETAFATKPELAARMVARFLDAGHRAAWVAGDEVYGGNPKLRTVLEERGTGYVLAVACSYEAATGAGKFRADTLAKKVPKRAWQKLSAGTGAKGHRFYDWAVIDLADPRPGSRQMLIRRNRSTGELAYYRCYSPAAVPLAELVRVAGSRWRVEEFFQSGKGLAALDEHQVRRYTSWSRWVTLAMLAHAFLAVVRADDHARQPAPNGLIPLTCNEIQRLFITLVVRPVHDAAHRLGWSDWRRRHQARSQASHYRRQAAQA; this is translated from the coding sequence ATGAGCCGGATCGCGGGTCGTTTCGCGCGGGTGGAGCCCCGCCGCCGAGTCCGGCGGTTGGTGCTCGGACTCCTGTCGGACCTGCCTCGCAAGAACTGCTGGACGATCGCCGAGTGGGCCGGGGAGTCCACCCCAGACGCGATGCAGCACCTGCTCAGCCGGGCCAAGTGGGACGCCGACGCGGTCCGTGATGACGTGCGGGGCTACGTGGTGGAGCACCTGCGCGACGAGCGGGCGGTGCTGGTGGTCGACGAGACCGGCGACGTGAAGAAGGGCACCGCCACGGTCGGTGTCCAGCGCCAGTACACCGGCACTGCCGGCAGAATCGAGAACGCCCAAGTTGCCGTCTACCTGGTCTACGCCGGTCAGCGCGGGCATGCCGCGGTGGACCGGGAGTTGTACGTCCCGCGCTCCTGGACCGCCGACCCCGACCGCTGCCGGGCCGCCGGGCTTGGCGAGGAGACCGCTTTCGCCACCAAGCCGGAACTGGCTGCGCGGATGGTCGCCCGGTTCCTGGACGCCGGCCACCGGGCCGCGTGGGTTGCGGGCGACGAGGTCTACGGCGGTAACCCGAAACTTCGCACGGTGCTGGAGGAACGCGGCACCGGCTACGTCCTCGCGGTGGCCTGCTCGTACGAAGCCGCAACTGGAGCCGGCAAGTTCCGTGCCGACACCCTGGCCAAGAAGGTCCCCAAGCGGGCCTGGCAGAAGCTGTCGGCGGGGACCGGTGCGAAGGGCCACCGCTTCTACGACTGGGCCGTCATCGACCTCGCCGACCCCCGACCCGGGAGCCGCCAGATGCTGATCCGCCGCAACCGCAGCACCGGCGAACTCGCCTACTACCGCTGCTACTCGCCCGCCGCAGTGCCGCTGGCCGAGTTGGTGCGAGTAGCTGGATCAAGGTGGCGGGTGGAGGAGTTCTTCCAGTCCGGCAAGGGCCTGGCCGCACTGGACGAGCACCAGGTCCGCCGCTACACGTCCTGGTCCCGTTGGGTCACCCTCGCCATGCTCGCCCACGCCTTCCTCGCCGTCGTCCGAGCCGATGACCATGCCCGCCAACCGGCACCGAACGGCCTCATACCCCTCACCTGCAACGAGATCCAGCGCCTGTTCATCACTCTCGTCGTCCGGCCCGTCCACGATGCCGCACATCGGCTCGGCTGGTCCGACTGGCGACGCCGCCACCAAGCCCGATCCCAGGCCAGCCACTACCGGCGGCAAGCCGCTCAAGCGTGA
- the cutA gene encoding divalent-cation tolerance protein CutA: protein MANEIVIAQTTSDNEDQAKALARGAVESKLAAGVHIDAPITAFYWWKGKVETAQEWRISYMTTTDRLPALEAWLHEKHPYDVPQWITLPVTGGSEAYLSWVIEETA, encoded by the coding sequence ATGGCCAACGAGATTGTGATCGCGCAGACGACCAGCGACAACGAGGATCAGGCGAAGGCGTTGGCCCGTGGCGCGGTCGAGAGCAAGCTGGCAGCGGGCGTTCACATTGATGCGCCGATCACAGCCTTCTACTGGTGGAAGGGGAAGGTCGAGACGGCGCAGGAGTGGCGGATCTCGTACATGACTACGACGGACCGTCTCCCGGCACTGGAGGCGTGGCTGCACGAGAAGCACCCCTACGACGTTCCCCAGTGGATCACGCTGCCCGTGACCGGCGGGTCGGAGGCGTACCTGTCCTGGGTTATCGAGGAGACGGCATAG